Proteins from a genomic interval of Acetobacterium woodii DSM 1030:
- the rlmD gene encoding 23S rRNA (uracil(1939)-C(5))-methyltransferase RlmD, which yields MNENTNQIKIGEKYTIDLIDITHSGEGVGRLNNMIVFVDGGIPGDVVEIEIINVKKTYAQGKLLSIIESSPERVNPDCPYFNECGGCQILHMSYQGQLRAKSKMVKDALERIGGFKEIPISPIIGMEEPLRYRNKAQFKLDKNGMGFYAKKSHHLVHIEDCLNQPDSAANVIKTVNNLVKELNLSIYDERTNKGYVRGVLQRTNLQGENMITLIINGKDLSQRQAIVEGILAGVPNVKSIYVNINREKGNVILGKKSLCVHGAARLVEKIGDLSFSISPNSFFQVNSKQTVKLYDKIKDLAALTGTETIFDLYCGTGTIGLYLANKAKKVVGIESVGDAVLDARENAGLNQIENATFYQGRVEEEMMRIIKEEALKPDLIILDPPRKGCEESLLSTINNMQTPRIIYVSCNPATLSRDMKIMTESGYTINEIQPIDLFPGTGHVETVVLMSREK from the coding sequence ATGAACGAAAACACAAACCAGATTAAAATTGGCGAAAAATATACCATCGATCTGATCGATATCACTCACAGTGGCGAAGGCGTCGGTCGACTGAATAATATGATCGTCTTCGTTGACGGCGGAATTCCCGGCGATGTAGTAGAAATTGAGATTATTAACGTAAAAAAAACGTATGCCCAAGGAAAACTTTTGTCCATAATTGAAAGTTCCCCAGAACGAGTAAACCCCGATTGTCCTTATTTTAATGAATGTGGCGGCTGTCAGATCTTACATATGAGCTATCAAGGTCAGTTGCGCGCCAAATCAAAAATGGTAAAAGATGCTCTCGAACGAATTGGCGGATTTAAAGAAATACCGATATCACCAATTATAGGCATGGAAGAGCCGCTTCGTTACCGAAATAAGGCTCAGTTTAAATTGGATAAAAACGGAATGGGTTTTTATGCTAAAAAATCCCATCATCTGGTTCATATTGAGGATTGCCTCAATCAACCTGACAGTGCGGCAAATGTGATTAAAACTGTTAATAATCTGGTTAAAGAACTGAATTTAAGTATTTACGATGAACGAACTAACAAAGGTTATGTACGCGGAGTACTTCAACGAACTAATCTTCAAGGTGAAAATATGATCACCCTGATTATTAACGGAAAAGATTTAAGTCAACGACAAGCCATCGTAGAAGGAATTCTGGCCGGGGTTCCCAATGTCAAAAGTATTTATGTGAATATCAATCGGGAAAAGGGGAATGTTATTCTGGGGAAAAAAAGTCTGTGTGTTCATGGCGCAGCACGTCTTGTCGAAAAAATAGGGGATCTGAGTTTTTCTATTTCTCCAAATTCGTTTTTTCAGGTTAATTCCAAACAAACTGTTAAACTATACGATAAAATCAAAGATCTTGCCGCTCTAACAGGAACCGAAACAATCTTTGATCTGTATTGCGGAACTGGAACAATTGGTCTTTATCTAGCCAATAAGGCTAAAAAAGTTGTTGGAATTGAAAGTGTCGGAGATGCTGTGTTGGATGCCCGCGAAAATGCCGGATTAAACCAAATTGAAAATGCGACCTTTTATCAAGGCCGAGTTGAAGAAGAAATGATGCGTATTATTAAAGAAGAAGCTCTTAAACCAGATCTGATTATTCTTGATCCACCAAGAAAAGGATGTGAAGAATCGCTGCTTTCAACAATTAATAATATGCAGACACCACGAATCATTTACGTTTCCTGTAATCCAGCTACGTTATCCAGAGACATGAAAATTATGACTGAATCCGGTTATACAATTAACGAAATCCAACCAATTGATTTATTTCCAGGCACTGGCCACGTTGAGACGGTAGTATTGATGTCACGAGAGAAATAA
- the fic gene encoding protein adenylyltransferase Fic: protein MSKISIRFFDDKEVRAVWDDEKAKWWFSVLDIIGVLRGEDDYTKNRNYWKYLKTKLKKENNELVSAANQLKLTAADGKKYRTDTFDYDGIIELAKNFPSKQANRFIEWFSYSDETIDGKSKSKAYALFDSSLFDTIEGGTVKGLQQIHGYLFGGLYDFAGQIRALNIAKGGFQFAMARFLPETLNKIEKMPETSFEEIVDKYVEMNVAHPFMEGNGRSMRIWLDLILKKNLKLCVDWSKINKKDYLSAMEKSVTDSSQIKALLQFSLTDKINDRELFMKGVDYSYYYEQENEITEGERGMVNDVT from the coding sequence ATGAGCAAAATCTCCATTCGTTTTTTTGATGATAAAGAAGTGCGGGCTGTCTGGGACGATGAAAAAGCCAAGTGGTGGTTTTCTGTGCTTGATATCATCGGTGTTTTGCGTGGCGAGGACGACTACACAAAAAACAGAAATTATTGGAAATATTTAAAGACGAAACTTAAAAAAGAAAATAACGAGTTGGTTAGTGCCGCTAACCAACTGAAACTGACTGCTGCTGACGGGAAAAAATATCGAACTGATACATTTGATTATGACGGCATCATTGAACTTGCGAAAAATTTTCCCAGCAAACAAGCAAATCGTTTTATTGAATGGTTTAGCTATAGCGATGAAACGATCGATGGGAAAAGCAAATCAAAGGCATATGCTCTTTTTGACAGTTCCTTGTTTGATACAATCGAAGGCGGTACGGTCAAAGGCTTGCAGCAGATTCACGGCTATTTATTCGGAGGGTTATATGACTTTGCCGGGCAAATCAGGGCTCTTAATATTGCAAAGGGTGGTTTTCAATTTGCGATGGCGCGTTTTTTGCCTGAAACGCTGAACAAAATTGAAAAAATGCCAGAAACATCTTTTGAAGAAATTGTAGATAAGTATGTAGAAATGAATGTTGCTCACCCCTTTATGGAGGGCAATGGCAGAAGTATGCGCATATGGCTTGACCTGATTCTGAAAAAGAATCTGAAATTGTGCGTGGACTGGAGCAAAATTAATAAAAAAGACTATCTTTCCGCAATGGAAAAAAGCGTGACGGATTCCTCGCAAATAAAAGCACTGTTGCAGTTTTCTTTGACAGATAAGATAAACGACCGTGAACTGTTTATGAAGGGTGTCGATTATTCATACTATTATGAGCAGGAAAATGAAATCACTGAAGGGGAAAGGGGAATGGTGAATGATGTCACTTAA
- a CDS encoding pentapeptide repeat-containing protein encodes MMSLKGKNRAIFSYSNIARNGSNFMYKDFEKTKSYRSNFKNAIFDYASLRAAHLKFCNFDEASFVETEFIGTNLRDFGGRFLENGFKLMLDELNGKYSDRVYQKLCWHMNYVNKELDKKNERGESKYRLSID; translated from the coding sequence ATGATGTCACTTAAGGGAAAGAATCGTGCCATCTTTAGTTATAGTAATATAGCTAGAAATGGTAGTAATTTTATGTATAAGGATTTTGAAAAAACAAAGTCATATCGTTCAAATTTCAAAAATGCCATATTTGACTATGCGTCACTTAGGGCAGCGCATTTGAAATTTTGTAACTTTGATGAAGCAAGCTTTGTTGAAACAGAATTTATTGGTACAAATCTTCGAGATTTCGGAGGAAGATTTCTTGAAAATGGCTTTAAACTAATGCTTGATGAACTTAATGGTAAATATTCTGATCGAGTATATCAGAAGCTTTGCTGGCATATGAATTACGTAAATAAAGAATTAGATAAAAAAAACGAGCGTGGAGAAAGTAAGTATAGATTATCTATTGATTAG
- a CDS encoding DUF2089 family protein, translating into MKELPHWLIGLENGDLNFIKQFIVASGSLKDIAKYYDVTYPTIRLRLDKLIQKIEVSETEEEKPFITLVKQLAIEDKMDLETAKLLIDSYKKDLEVK; encoded by the coding sequence ATGAAAGAACTGCCACACTGGTTGATTGGGTTAGAAAATGGAGACTTGAATTTTATTAAACAATTTATTGTCGCATCAGGATCACTTAAGGATATTGCTAAGTATTATGATGTAACCTATCCAACTATTCGTTTGCGTTTAGATAAACTTATACAAAAAATTGAGGTTAGCGAAACAGAAGAGGAAAAACCGTTCATTACACTAGTTAAACAACTTGCCATTGAGGATAAAATGGATCTTGAAACTGCTAAATTGCTTATTGATTCTTATAAAAAGGATTTGGAGGTGAAATAG
- a CDS encoding MBL fold metallo-hydrolase, whose product MYELIQVGKKTYYINCPAKMGIYKINETEVCLIDSGNDKDAGKKVLKIIAANGWTLKMILNTHSHADHIGGNNLLQQRTNCAIYTVGIDTAFTQFPILEPSFLYGGYPCKELRNKFLTAQPSNVQKLTEDVLPKGLEMLPLNGHSFSMAAFKTDDEVWFLADCLTSERIIEKYHVSFLYDVDEYINSLHTVNKLTGKCFIPAHAEVVEDIRPLVKINLNKVDEIMMSLKEICVKPIAFDNILKAVFDRYALTMDFNQNVLVGSTIRSYLAYMHDNQILDTAFDHNKLL is encoded by the coding sequence ATGTATGAATTAATACAGGTTGGCAAAAAAACTTATTACATAAACTGTCCTGCAAAAATGGGTATATATAAAATCAATGAGACTGAGGTGTGCCTTATTGACAGTGGCAACGATAAAGATGCCGGCAAAAAAGTCCTTAAAATTATAGCAGCAAATGGTTGGACACTGAAAATGATTCTAAATACACATTCTCATGCTGATCATATCGGTGGAAACAACCTTTTACAGCAGCGAACGAACTGCGCAATTTATACTGTTGGTATAGATACTGCCTTTACTCAGTTTCCCATTCTAGAGCCATCTTTCCTTTATGGCGGTTATCCTTGCAAAGAACTTCGCAATAAATTCCTGACTGCACAACCTAGCAATGTGCAGAAATTAACAGAGGATGTTCTACCTAAGGGATTAGAAATGTTACCACTTAATGGGCATTCCTTTTCCATGGCAGCTTTTAAAACTGATGATGAAGTGTGGTTTTTAGCAGATTGTCTTACCAGCGAAAGGATTATTGAAAAATATCATGTGTCATTTTTATATGATGTTGATGAATATATTAACAGCTTACACACGGTGAATAAACTGACTGGGAAATGCTTTATTCCTGCTCATGCCGAGGTAGTTGAAGACATTCGCCCGCTTGTAAAAATAAATTTAAATAAAGTTGATGAAATCATGATGTCTTTAAAGGAAATTTGTGTTAAGCCAATTGCTTTCGATAATATTTTAAAAGCTGTGTTTGACAGATATGCACTAACAATGGATTTTAATCAAAACGTCCTTGTTGGTAGCACAATACGATCCTATCTTGCCTATATGCATGACAATCAGATTTTGGATACTGCTTTTGATCATAACAAATTGTTATAG
- a CDS encoding sensor domain-containing diguanylate cyclase, with protein MRIWNKRNVINSLITVIILVALYIISLNNYLLFHTSAEIFSICIAVTIFLIVINSQEFIDNNFLIIIGIAYLFIGFLDLLHALSYVGMNIFTDYDYYANQLWIATRFMESITLVIAFIFMNYKRKLNTNLIFITYFIATIAIVLSIFYWKIFPICFIVGEGQTKFKIISEYIISFILLISLTLSYINRKRFDKTLYKYVVFSIIFTIFSELAFTFYISNYGLLNILGHFFKILSFYLIYKAIIEKAIKEPQKAIFTELQNQVNTDGLTSLFNHRYLYDQLEAEITYTFQTKKTFSIIIFDIDHFKKVNDRYGHVIGDKVLLSVGTIITKLTRSIDTVGRYGGEEFMVILPNTGIENCYHIAEKIRIEIEKTDFCQKGINITVSAGIAQFDNPSIGEKYERISILANDFVNIADVNLYNAKSNGRNMTIGLK; from the coding sequence TTGAGAATTTGGAATAAAAGAAACGTAATCAATAGTTTGATCACTGTCATTATCCTGGTGGCTTTATACATCATCAGTTTAAATAACTATTTGCTATTTCATACCAGTGCGGAGATTTTTAGTATTTGTATCGCTGTAACCATATTTTTAATTGTCATTAATTCACAAGAATTTATCGATAATAATTTTTTGATCATTATCGGAATTGCTTATTTATTCATTGGTTTTCTTGACTTGCTTCATGCCCTTTCATATGTGGGGATGAATATTTTTACCGATTATGATTATTACGCAAACCAACTTTGGATTGCAACCCGATTCATGGAAAGCATTACTTTAGTTATCGCTTTTATTTTTATGAATTATAAACGCAAACTAAATACAAATTTGATTTTTATTACTTATTTTATTGCAACAATTGCCATTGTTTTATCTATTTTTTATTGGAAGATTTTCCCGATTTGCTTTATTGTGGGCGAAGGACAAACAAAGTTTAAGATAATTAGCGAGTATATTATTTCATTTATTTTACTCATTTCATTAACTCTTTCCTATATTAATAGGAAACGTTTTGATAAAACCTTGTATAAATATGTTGTTTTCTCAATAATATTTACGATTTTTTCGGAACTTGCGTTTACTTTTTATATTAGTAATTATGGCTTACTAAATATTCTAGGACATTTTTTTAAGATCCTGTCCTTTTATTTAATCTACAAAGCCATCATTGAAAAAGCCATCAAAGAACCGCAAAAGGCTATCTTTACAGAACTTCAAAATCAGGTTAATACCGATGGTCTTACCAGTTTATTTAACCATAGATATTTATATGACCAGCTCGAAGCAGAAATAACATATACATTTCAAACGAAGAAAACTTTTTCGATTATAATTTTTGATATCGACCATTTTAAAAAAGTTAATGATCGATACGGACATGTTATCGGAGATAAAGTCTTATTAAGCGTTGGAACTATTATCACTAAGTTGACTAGATCTATTGATACTGTTGGACGATACGGTGGCGAAGAATTCATGGTAATTTTACCCAACACTGGTATTGAAAATTGTTATCATATTGCTGAAAAAATCAGAATTGAAATTGAAAAAACAGATTTTTGTCAAAAAGGAATAAATATCACCGTAAGCGCAGGAATTGCGCAGTTTGACAATCCGAGTATCGGAGAAAAATATGAACGAATTTCAATTCTGGCAAATGATTTTGTTAATATTGCCGACGTTAACCTGTATAATGCTAAATCAAATGGCCGGAATATGACAATTGGTTTAAAATAG
- a CDS encoding chemotaxis protein CheA, which produces MNFENEPMLEVYIFETTQNLEQLEQVIIYSEKNGGFSAEDVSEIFRFMHTIKGSSAMMLFNNIEMVAHSMEDIFYFIREQKPEGLNYSAVSDLVLACVDFIKEEIDKIIQKNNADGDPSFLIESLKLFLDELRNLFGEEKTQLKDPQKQQYYISQEKKQPSSSEANFYYHINVSYEDDCMMENIRAYTLIFGLTELVDELYFFPADITENSETAEYIRENGFDIYLKAAIEDEELEAYLNKILYIEKFSINNIDKTVFDDFKKEQTEIKSVESFILNPNEICKPDLTPPPISFTEKNTKNDNVNAQKMISVNVDRLDNLMNLVGELMITESMVTQCPEVEVIESENFHKASIELHKITEELQDMVMSIRMVPLSTTFVKMNRIVRDMCKKLTREVILDLHGEETEVDKNIIEHISDPLMHIIRNAIDHGIENESERLKKGKEKAGRIILEAKNIGSDVLIIIKDDGRGLDKIRIIEKAQQNGLLTKSVEEMSDREIFKLILLPGFSTNESVTEFSGRGVGMDVVTKNIEAIGGTVLIDSEKDKGTIITLKIPLTLAIVEGMNIRVGRSRYTIPINTISESFRPEKKDCIIDPDDNEMVMIRGVCYPILRLHQYYHIKNAETDLTKGILIMVEQEEKVICIFADELLGQQQVVVKALPNYVNSIKNILGLAGCTLLPDGSISLIMDISGLTGLRIM; this is translated from the coding sequence ATGAATTTTGAAAATGAACCGATGTTAGAGGTGTATATTTTTGAAACAACCCAAAATCTCGAACAATTAGAACAGGTTATTATTTATAGCGAAAAAAATGGTGGCTTTTCTGCCGAAGATGTAAGTGAAATCTTTCGTTTCATGCATACCATCAAGGGATCTTCTGCAATGATGTTATTTAATAATATTGAGATGGTTGCACATTCGATGGAAGACATTTTTTATTTTATCCGAGAACAAAAACCCGAAGGATTAAATTATTCGGCAGTATCCGATTTAGTATTAGCATGCGTAGATTTTATTAAGGAAGAAATCGATAAAATCATACAAAAAAACAACGCCGATGGTGATCCAAGTTTTTTAATCGAATCTCTTAAATTATTTCTGGATGAGTTGCGGAATCTATTTGGCGAAGAAAAGACTCAACTTAAAGACCCCCAAAAGCAGCAGTATTATATTTCTCAGGAAAAAAAACAACCGTCTTCATCCGAAGCAAATTTCTATTATCATATTAATGTATCTTATGAAGATGATTGCATGATGGAAAATATTCGCGCCTATACATTAATTTTTGGTCTGACAGAATTAGTTGATGAGCTTTATTTTTTTCCCGCAGATATTACCGAAAATTCTGAAACTGCTGAATACATTCGGGAAAATGGCTTTGATATCTATCTCAAAGCAGCAATTGAGGATGAAGAATTAGAAGCTTATTTAAATAAGATCCTTTATATTGAAAAATTTTCAATTAATAATATTGACAAAACAGTATTTGATGACTTTAAAAAAGAACAAACAGAAATAAAATCGGTCGAAAGCTTCATTTTAAATCCTAATGAAATTTGTAAACCTGACCTGACACCACCACCCATATCTTTTACTGAAAAAAACACTAAAAATGACAATGTCAATGCTCAAAAAATGATTAGCGTAAACGTTGACAGACTTGATAACTTGATGAATTTGGTCGGAGAATTAATGATTACCGAATCGATGGTGACGCAATGTCCCGAAGTTGAAGTTATTGAGTCAGAAAATTTTCACAAAGCTTCCATTGAACTTCATAAAATAACCGAAGAACTTCAGGATATGGTAATGTCCATCCGAATGGTGCCCTTATCAACCACTTTTGTCAAAATGAATCGTATCGTTCGGGATATGTGTAAAAAGCTAACTCGAGAAGTTATTTTAGACTTGCATGGGGAAGAAACCGAAGTCGATAAAAATATAATTGAGCATATCTCTGATCCACTTATGCATATTATTCGAAATGCTATTGATCATGGTATTGAGAATGAATCAGAAAGACTTAAAAAAGGAAAAGAAAAGGCTGGTCGAATTATTCTCGAAGCTAAAAATATTGGTAGTGATGTCTTAATAATCATCAAAGATGATGGCCGCGGACTAGATAAAATACGCATTATCGAAAAAGCTCAACAAAACGGATTATTAACGAAATCGGTCGAAGAAATGTCGGATCGGGAAATTTTCAAACTTATTCTATTACCAGGTTTTTCGACTAATGAAAGTGTCACAGAATTCTCCGGTCGCGGAGTTGGCATGGATGTGGTAACTAAAAATATTGAGGCAATTGGCGGAACTGTTTTAATCGACAGTGAAAAAGATAAAGGAACCATTATTACCCTGAAAATCCCGTTAACTCTGGCAATCGTAGAAGGAATGAATATTCGTGTGGGGAGATCACGATATACCATTCCAATTAATACTATTTCAGAATCATTCAGGCCCGAAAAAAAAGATTGTATCATCGATCCTGATGACAATGAAATGGTCATGATCCGTGGTGTTTGCTATCCGATTCTCCGGCTTCACCAATACTATCATATCAAAAATGCTGAAACAGATTTAACCAAAGGAATTCTGATCATGGTCGAGCAAGAGGAAAAAGTCATCTGCATTTTTGCCGATGAATTGCTAGGACAGCAGCAGGTGGTGGTTAAAGCACTTCCAAATTATGTTAATTCAATAAAAAACATCCTTGGATTAGCCGGCTGTACGCTTCTCCCTGATGGCAGCATCAGCCTGATCATGGATATCAGCGGTTTAACTGGCTTACGAATTATGTAA
- a CDS encoding chemotaxis protein CheW — MGKEREEDIVLEDEEKGMYLTFELAHEYYGLWIGYVTEIIGILPFTEVPELPDYVRGIFNLRGRIIPLMDMRLRFKKEFVDYDERTCVIVIDVLDNTVGLIVDSVSEVVSFDEDDIIDQPMLSSEYSNQFIKSIGKVGDEVKLLLDCDRLLASQTIGILNTEKE, encoded by the coding sequence ATGGGAAAAGAACGTGAAGAAGATATTGTTCTTGAAGATGAAGAGAAAGGCATGTATTTGACCTTTGAACTGGCACATGAATATTACGGATTATGGATCGGATATGTAACAGAGATTATCGGAATTTTGCCATTTACCGAAGTTCCGGAATTGCCCGATTATGTTCGAGGCATCTTTAATCTCAGAGGTCGAATCATTCCGTTAATGGATATGCGACTTCGCTTCAAAAAAGAATTTGTTGATTATGATGAACGTACCTGTGTTATTGTCATTGATGTTTTAGATAATACCGTCGGTTTAATCGTTGATAGTGTTTCTGAAGTAGTATCCTTTGACGAAGATGATATTATTGATCAACCAATGCTCAGTTCAGAGTATTCAAACCAATTTATTAAAAGTATCGGTAAAGTTGGCGATGAAGTAAAACTATTGTTAGATTGTGATCGGTTGTTAG